Proteins from one Nicotiana tabacum cultivar K326 chromosome 23, ASM71507v2, whole genome shotgun sequence genomic window:
- the LOC107796225 gene encoding 17.3 kDa class II heat shock protein-like, translating to MDFRLMGIDTPLLHTLQHFMDAAGEDSDKSINAPSRNYVRDAKAMAATPADVKEYQNSYVFIVDMPGLKSGDIKVQVEDDNVLLISGERKREEEKEGAKYIRMERRIGKFMRKFTLPENANTDAISAVCQDGVLTVIVQKLPPPEPKKPKTIEVKIA from the coding sequence ATGGATTTCAGGCTAATGGGTATCGACACACCACTTCTCCACACTCTCCAGCACTTCATGGACGCCGCCGGTGAAGATTCCGACAAGTCCATTAACGCCCCGTCAAGGAACTATGTACGTGACGCTAAGGCAATGGCTGCAACACCAGCCGACGTGAAAGAGTACCAAAATTCCTATGTGTTCATCGTGGACATGCCGGGGTTGAAATCTGGAGATATTAAAGTGCAGGTGGAAGATGACAATGTGCTGCTGATCAGTGGAGAAAGGAAGagggaagaagagaaagaagggGCTAAGTATATTAGAATGGAGAGAAGGATTGGGAAATTCATGAGGAAATTTACGTTGCCGGAGAATGCGAATACTGATGCAATTTCTGCTGTTTGTCAAGATGGGGTTTTGACTGTGATTGTTCAGAAGTTGCCTCCACCTGAGCCTAAGAAACCCAAAACTATTGAGGTTAAAATTGCATGA